A portion of the Phycisphaerales bacterium AB-hyl4 genome contains these proteins:
- a CDS encoding PEP-CTERM sorting domain-containing protein (PEP-CTERM proteins occur, often in large numbers, in the proteomes of bacteria that also encode an exosortase, a predicted intramembrane cysteine proteinase. The presence of a PEP-CTERM domain at a protein's C-terminus predicts cleavage within the sorting domain, followed by covalent anchoring to some some component of the (usually Gram-negative) cell surface. Many PEP-CTERM proteins exhibit an unusual sequence composition that includes large numbers of potential glycosylation sites. Expression of one such protein has been shown restore the ability of a bacterium to form floc, a type of biofilm.) encodes MPAIVAGKVCKVGRMYSRSNMMRKRIGVLGVLVGVGMGLSSHAGVAEAALYETGFEAPDFTLGQNIHGIEGWSNTANHATATISDDAAASGSQALKITSTGGGSTDQINHDVASQAGQVLGQISVGMRLRIDTLTSSLDGRDMTLVIRGIDESTNTDADMVTISFKRSNSDTVANQIIVRNGFTDVSVGTWTAEQWMDLEISLDTEADVFNLSINGDMAFGSEGADFRSNRSMADLTNVQFRHTVWLTSSYFVDDYIVVPEPASLALLVLGGALCLRRNRKRTLPSQR; translated from the coding sequence ATGCCTGCAATCGTTGCTGGCAAGGTTTGCAAGGTTGGTCGCATGTACTCAAGGAGCAATATGATGAGGAAGCGGATTGGCGTATTGGGTGTACTCGTCGGCGTGGGCATGGGGCTGAGCAGTCATGCGGGGGTGGCCGAGGCGGCCTTGTACGAAACAGGTTTCGAAGCTCCGGATTTCACACTGGGGCAAAACATCCATGGCATCGAGGGGTGGTCGAACACCGCAAACCACGCCACCGCCACGATTAGCGACGATGCGGCGGCATCGGGCAGTCAAGCGTTGAAAATCACCAGCACGGGCGGCGGCAGCACTGACCAGATCAACCACGATGTCGCGTCCCAGGCGGGCCAGGTTCTCGGCCAGATCAGTGTCGGCATGCGGCTGCGAATCGACACGCTCACCAGCAGTTTGGATGGGCGCGATATGACCCTCGTAATCAGGGGCATTGACGAAAGCACGAATACGGATGCTGATATGGTCACCATCAGCTTCAAGCGAAGCAATTCTGACACGGTTGCCAATCAGATCATTGTGAGAAATGGCTTCACGGACGTCAGCGTCGGAACATGGACGGCCGAGCAGTGGATGGACCTGGAAATCTCCCTCGACACCGAGGCCGACGTATTCAACCTGTCGATCAACGGCGATATGGCGTTCGGTTCAGAAGGGGCCGACTTTCGTTCGAATCGCTCTATGGCTGATCTCACAAACGTTCAATTCAGGCACACAGTGTGGCTGACATCGAGTTATTTTGTCGACGATTACATCGTCGTGCCGGAGCCCGCATCTCTTGCACTGCTGGTGCTCGGCGGAGCGTTGTGCCTGCGACGGAATCGGAAGCGGACGTTGCCGTCACAGCGTTAA